Within Enterobacter sp. RHBSTW-00175, the genomic segment TTTTGCAACAGGAGGTTATGACCACACAACCAAGGTACGCCCATGACTTCCTGCACATCCGCCGCTGGCGGTTCACGCTGTCACACCGGGCAGCGTGAACCTTTATCTGATGTCGTTGCCGGTAAGGTGGCGTCGCACCCCTGCTACTCGCAAAACGGCCATCATCGTTATGCCCGTATGCATCTGCCAGTCGCGCCTGCCTGTAACCTGCAATGCAACTATTGCAACCGCAAATTTGATTGCAGTAATGAATCGCGCCCCGGCGTCTCGTCATCGCTGCTGACGCCGGAACAGGCGGTAGCCAAAGTGCGCCATGTGGCTGCGGCGATCCCGCAATTGTCGGTGGTGGGCATCGCCGGGCCTGGCGACCCGCTGGCCAATATTCAACGCACATTTACCACCCTGGAAATGGTGCGCGAACAGCTCCCCGACCTGAAACTTTGCCTCTCCACCAACGGGCTGATGCTACCGGATGCGGTAGAGAGACTGGTGAATGTTGGCGTTGACCATGTCACGGTGACGATCAATACGCTGGATGCCGATATCGCGGCGCAAATCTACGCCTGGCTGTGGCTCGACGGTGAACGCTACAGCGGACGTGAAGCCGGTGAGATCCTGATTGCCCGCCAGCTTGAAGGCGTGCGTCGCCTGACAGCCAAAGGCGTGTTGGTGAAGATCAACTCGGTATTGATCCCCGGCATCAACGATGGCGTTCTGATCGATGTCAGCCGCGAACTGCGTGCCAGCGGCGCCTTTATTCACAATATTATGCCGCTGATCGCCCGCCCGGAGCACGGTACGGTGTTCGGTCTGAACGGACAGCCGGAGCCTGATGCGCAGATGGTAGCCCAGGTGCGTGAGCGTTGCGGCGAGGTGATGCCGCAGATGACGCACTGCCAGCAGTGCCGCGCTGACGCGATCGGTATGCTCGGCGAAGATCGCAGCCAGCAGTTTTCCCTGACGCCGGTTGAAGAGTTA encodes:
- the nifB gene encoding nitrogenase cofactor biosynthesis protein NifB: MTSCTSAAGGSRCHTGQREPLSDVVAGKVASHPCYSQNGHHRYARMHLPVAPACNLQCNYCNRKFDCSNESRPGVSSSLLTPEQAVAKVRHVAAAIPQLSVVGIAGPGDPLANIQRTFTTLEMVREQLPDLKLCLSTNGLMLPDAVERLVNVGVDHVTVTINTLDADIAAQIYAWLWLDGERYSGREAGEILIARQLEGVRRLTAKGVLVKINSVLIPGINDGVLIDVSRELRASGAFIHNIMPLIARPEHGTVFGLNGQPEPDAQMVAQVRERCGEVMPQMTHCQQCRADAIGMLGEDRSQQFSLTPVEELPQPWLPTLYHRAQLHASIATRGESEEPDTCLVAVASMRGDAIDCHFGHADRFSIYSLSAAGAVLVNERFTPKFCQGSDNCEPQDSDARMDAVLDLLADVKAVFCARIGYGPWQKLEARGIQPCVDHAWEPVNEALTSWWQQWRKKVQSDPASMGVA